Part of the Imperialibacter roseus genome, GGGTGTAGCCCCAGCGTGGCATTTACCCATACGTCGTTGCTGCTCACCCACCACTCGCTGCTGGGCTGGCCGCTATAGTTCGAAAAATCATCCCAAAAGGGGAGCTGAATGGTGTCGTTGGCGTCAAGCGTTCTTCCTGAAGCTGAATACTTGCTACCGGTGGGGAAGGCAATTGGTTTTTGGATGAGCTGGGCAATAGCGCCGTGGCTTCCAGCTACAAATGCTGCCAGGAAGAGAATGCCTTGTAGCCATCGCCCTTTTTTTGTCATTAATTGAATCGTTCTGGCTCCGTGCCTACTATCCAGAGGTCTATGTAGTCGCCTATTTTGATCTTTTTGTCAGCCGAAGGAGATTGTTTAAAAACGGTGCCCAGCGGCATTGACTGTTCCTGGTAGGTGACTGTGCCGTCAGCACTTTTTACTTCTATCGTCGCTTTGCCATCTTCTTCGTAGTGAACGTCGCCTACCTTCAGGCCCTGTCCAATAACGGAAAATTCAGCATCTTCATATGTAAGGCCAATTAAAGTTGGGGCATTAAACACCTGGTTGCCGAGCCCGTCGCCTACAATTAGGTCAATTTTGGCTCCTTTTGGCACTGAGGCTCCTTCGCTGATAGGCTTGCCCTGATAGAGCTGCTTAAGCACCGCATTTAAGGCCATGTCTGATGCGTAGGTGATTTCTCCCAGCAGAAGGTCATAGCTTTTAAGTACTACCTGTGCATTTTTTACCGAGCCATCTACCAGCTGAGGCATCCTTACCTTGGGTGGCTCCTTGGCATTCAATGAGATATATATTTTTCTATTTTCCTTTACCTTCGAGTTAGGCAGTGGAAACTGCTTGAGCACGGCCAACGGCGGGTATTGCGACGAAAAGCCAGAATCTTTATTGATCTCAAAACGCAAATTCCGGTCAGTCAGAAACTCGTCCAGTTCATCCAAAGGAATCCCTTCCAGGTCCGGCACGGTGATGGTCTCTCCATGGTTGGTGGTGTTGGGAAGATAGACGTAAAAGAACCCGAGCAGGAACACGACGGCTATGGCTACCATCAGGGCCAGCTGGATCAGCACATCTTTCCATGAGTTGAATTGAAAAAGTGTCATTTGCTACAGTTTAGGTCAGGCTATTAATTTTTGTCGCAGCATACCGTATGTCAGAATCGCATCAATGAACTCGTAGGGTTTGTAGCCATTGATGGCCGATTGGTGGAAAATACAGGTAGCGGGTGTCATTCCAGGTAATGAATTAATTTCAATAATAATGGTTTCTACCTTGCCATCCTCATAAATACGTACAAAGGCGTCGATTCTTGCGTAACCCTCAATGTTTAAAATCTCAGCTACTTTTTCCAGGTCTTTTCTTACCTTTTCACTTACCCTCTTATTTTCTTCAGGTGTTTTACCAAACCTCGCCGGGGTGATGTTCTGCCCCTCTCCGGCCAGAAACTTCTCTTCGAGTGAAAGCACGTCGCCAGTGGCCAGGGTTTCCGAAGGCTCAAACAGCTCATATACTCTGTCGCCGTTATCGTTGATGCTGGTGAGCATGCCGCCTGTGATTTCTAAAAAGTGTGTGGCCCCGTTGCTGTCTATCAAGTCTTCAAGCAAAAAGTAGCTCTTTTGAGGAAACTCCTCATTGTCCTTCAGCTTGAGTACTTTCTGCTGAGCAGGCAAAAACTCCGGTGTGTCTCTAAACATCATTTCAGCAAAAGCGCAAAGCTCCTGCTGGTTTCTGATTTTCTTCACAGCAGAACTACACCCATCGTCAGCCGGCTTAGCAATCAGCGGATAGGTGAAGCTCTTCTCCAGCTCAGCAATTGTTTTGGCAGGATGCGCCAGGTATTCCTCCTTGTAAACAAGCGTGTGATTGGCCACTGAAATGCCATGTTTCATCAGTAGCTCATTGGTTTCATATTTGTTGATGGTAATGCGGCTGCTGTCCACGCCCGATCCGTTGTAAGGAATGCCCAGCTTCTCCAGCTCTACCTGCACGGCACCGTCTTCGCCAGGCCTGCCATGCAAGGCAATAAACACTGCATCCACCAGGCCTGATAAGTCTTCGTAATTGATTCGCTTGTACTTCAAAATAGTGCCCGGAGCATAGGTGCTGGTAATTGTGCCAGCTTCAGATTTTATTTGCCCAATTACCGGGTGCTCATTTTTGGACGCTGCCGCATGAAGCTTTTCTCTGATATCATCAGCGTTGTCTTTGAGCATAATATTAACCGGAAGCAGGTAGAGCTCATGGTTTTCTTCGTTGCCAGTGAGAAAAATCGGCACCGGGTGGTATTTTGTGGAGGAGGCTAACTTTTCAAAAATATTCCTTCCACTTTCCACGCTAATATGCCTCTCCGAAGAGAAACCGCCCATGATCACACCCACATTGATTTTTTTGACCTCTGAAACAGCCAGAAGCTGGATCTCAGTATCCAACTTTTTGAGCAGCCCTTTCATCTGGTGGATCATTTTGCCGGTTTTTATCCTGGCTGCCAGTGACGTGCGAATGATGTAAGTAAGAAACTGCGAAGGGTTAAGCCCTATTTCAGCTGCCTGGTGAAAGAAGAACGACGATGGCAGCATGCCCGACGTCGTATTGGGGTCGTTGAGGAAAATACCGCCATCCTCGGTGTAGAACCCATCTATGCGGGCGTATACCTGGCAGTGAAGAGCGGTGAAGAGCCTTTCACATTGTTTCCGAATTCGTTGAATATCACCGTCGGGTAGTTCAATTGGTGTTATTTTCCTGCTGATGCCAGGCAAATACTTGGAGCGGTAGTCGAAAAGGTCTTTGATTTTTCTGATCTCCGTAGGAGGTAATGCCATCGGCGCACCGTTGTCATTTTCAATAACGATGCACGAAAACTCCCGGCCTTTGATGAAGGCTTCCACCAGCACTGTTTCCTCAGCGTGCTGACTGGTAAGCTGTATAGTATCTTTTCTTGCGGAAGCCAGCTGGTCGAGTTTCACCCAGAGTTTTTCAGGGTGTGATATCCATTCACCTTCCATCATCACCGGAAGCCCTATGCCCTCTCTGATGTCTGTCAGTTTTATCAGCTCTTTTCTCTTTTCTTCATCGGGCAGTGCCGCCCACCAGCTCAAATCAATCTCTTCAATGAAAAAAGCCCTGTTCATGCCGTCCACAAAGTCTTCCACGGAGTCTTTGTCGATAATGGACACACCAATGGTCGACCCCTGATTGGGCGCTTTTATCACCAGTGGAAGCTTCAGCTTTGATTTCAAAGAATCGAAGACTGCTTTTTTATTCGCTTCCTTCAGCCACGAGTCTCTGTTAAGCAACTCGTAAGCGGGCGTAGGAAAGTCATTTTTTTCCAAAAGGTCTTTTTGAACAACTTTATTCACGCCAATGGCCGAAGGCAAAATACCCGAGCCGGAGTAAGGAATATTGTACCACTCCAGAAGCCCCTGGATATTGCCGTCTTCACCAAAGGGCCCGTGAAGGGCAAGGAAAGCAAAGTCGATAAGTGTCGGCAGTTCTTCGGGGCTGACTTTGCGGCCAACATGCGAGGCAGCACTCAGAGCAAGGTTATGGTCCTCGGCCGCCAGCGATTCAATATATACCTGAAAATGATGAGGGCTTGGTGGAAGCAGCGACACAGGAGGATAGAAGTCCCGAATGGTGCCTTTGTATACGTATTGCCAATTGAGCTCTATGATTTGCCCTAGGCTGTCAATGAAAAAGAGCACTGGCTCAAACAATGATTTATTGAGGTTGTCGTAGACTGTACGTCCTCCTGCAAAGGATATTTCTCTTTCCCTGGATTGCCCTCCAAAGAATATTCCTACTCTCATCTTTTAAATTTAATAATTAAAGCGGTCACTGGCGACTTGCAACAAAATTACGCAACCGAAACGATTTTCAATGCCTGATAATGACTCTTTGGGCGGTTACCTTGTCCTTCGTTATTGCTTGGATCAGGTACATGCCATTGGCTTCGTTTACTGTGGTTAGCTGATAAATTTGGTTCAAGGTGTTGGGGTATTCTTTTTCAAAGTACACCCGGCCTCTCACATCCTGCATTCGTAGCGTCACGGTTTGCCTCTCAGCCAGGCTAAAGGCCACGTTAATTACTTCTTTCGCAGGGTTAGGAAAGAGCCTGATCAAATCCTCGATAGGGAAAACAGGCGTTGGCTCACCCGACAGATAAAACTCTATGTCGTCTAAATACATATTGTTGCCATTGCCATTGGTGCCTACAATGGCCACCACCACACTGCTGTATCCGGCATAGGCTGACAAGTCGATTGTTTCTCTTTTCCAGTCTTCGGAAGTTGAGGGAGTCCAAAAATCTTCGGATTCGGTGATAGCCAGATCACTTCCCCGCTTGTCATATACGACGTCCCTGAAATTGATGCCACAGTCCACGGACACCATTACTCTTAGCCGCTCCGAACGGTTTTCCCTTTTGGCGTAGGAGAGTTTGAAGGACATTGACGCTTCATCAGCGTCGTCAAGATCCAGCACTTTCGTGGCCAACCAGAACTCATCACCAAGCACAGTCAGGTCGTAGGAAGTCATCCGGGCTACTTTGTTTCCCTGGCTGAGGCTTTCATCATTTTGAATTTGCCAGGTGCGTCCGTCGGCGTTTGTAATTCTGTGCAAAAGATTTTCTTCCACGCCCCTGTTCGAAGCAAATGTTTCTCTGAATGGGATCACGTCGGTGGCTGTTTTTATATGAAATAGCTGGGAGAAGCTGTTGTCGGAGATTCGCTGGTCGGTGTTGCCATTTGGCTGGTCGAGGGCCAATTCAAGCTTATATGTGCCATCTTCCAGGGCGTCAATCTCCAATGGCACATTGATCGTTTGGCCGGTATTAATGAAGATATTGTTAACCTGCAATTCCTTTGAGCTATTGTTAACCGTGTAGGAAAGCGAAAAGCTGGTGATGGGTTGCTTCCCAAAATTTTTAACCTCCACCGTTGGCACCGGCTGGTTGATACACGAAATGAAAGAAAGATCAGTTACTTCACTAATGCCAATATCGTAGTCGGCCAGGTTATTACTCGATATTTTTATGTCGTCAAGAAACAGGTTGTTGCCCAGTCCGTTTTGTCCGATGAAGGCGAGCTGTATTCGGTCGGCTCCTTTGAAGCTGTTGAGAGCGATAAACGCTTTTTTCCAGTCGGCTGGGCCTGAAGGAATAAACGCTTGTCCGGGTTCTATGTAAGTGGTGGCAAGGTCTTCGCTAAATCTTTGGAACACAATGTCGTCGTACTCGAAAGTGGCGCCGCAGTCGGTCGACACAGCCACCAGCAGACCGTCCGAATTATTGATACCGTCGTGCCCGTAGGCGTAGTCGAAATCGATGGTAAGAGAAGGGTATTTTGTCAAATCAATGATGGGAGACAGGAGCATTTCCCAGTCGCCAAATTGTGTCGAGTCAGCACTGAAGTAGTCAAACTGTATGGCCAGGTTGGTGGCCAAGACCTTCGGTGCCAGCGTGATGGCTGCAAAGGGCTGATCGGGGTTGTCGGCCTTCATGACCAATTGAGAACCGTTCTCTTCAAAGGTTTCCAGCATCGGCAGCGAAATTAGTCGCTGGTAGCTGGCGTCTATCGAGACCTTGTTGTTACTGACCTTGTTGTCTAGTGTCTGGTTGACACTCCCGATTTCAAATGTCGTGGTATATAAGCCGCCCTGCTCAAGCAGTACTTCGTCGAAGGTAACGGTGTAGGCAGCCAGGGGGGCGAGGTTGGTGGAGATTGTTCTTGAATCCCACTCCAGCCCGTTGATAACAACGCTGACTTCAAATTGCGTGATGATGCTGGTGCCATAGTTTCTCACCACTATTTCAGGCATAAACTTGGCGGAGCAGATACCGCCTGCCGGGCTAACGATTGTTTTTATACCCAAATCATTATCCACAAGCGTTGGCGCCACCAGTGCTGCCGATCCAATGAGGCTCCTCCTTCTGGGACTAAACTCCAGCACGGTTCTCATCCTCTCTTTTTGATCCTTTGTGAAAATATTCATGCACTTGTCGGGGCTGTAGTCCATGTAGTTCTCAATCATGTCGGTAGACCCACAGCTCGCCTTTGACAACTCGCAGCTGCCTGACGAACTGGCTCTGTCTGCCGCTGGAGTATCGGAACAGTAATCGTCTGATCCACAGCCGCCGTCGCCCCAAATATGTCGCAGCCCAAGGTAGTGCCCTATTTCGTGGGTAGCTGTTCGTCCGGTAGAAAACTCCTTTGCATTGAAGCCCTGGCCAAAGTACTCATAGTCAATGGTGACGCCGTCAGGCAGAAATTTATTAGCAATGTTGGGTTTAAGGCCGATCAGGTCTGATACCGGGAATTGCGCAAACCCCAACAAGCCCGATTTAAGGTTGGTTACCCATATATTGAGGTATTTGTCGGGCGGCCAATAGCTAACCTTCTGAAGCAGGTCTTCTTCTCCAATGGCGTAGGAGTCTTTGCCGGCACGAGCCCTTACAATGCCGCTGGTGGGCATGCCCTCAGGGTCTCTTTTGGCTAACGCAAATTCTATAAGTGCGTCAGCTGCCACAGGCTTAAATATCTCTCGGGTGTCGGTTGTGTCTGAATTTAATCTCCGGAAGTCCTGGTTGAGTAACTCAATTTGAGACAATACCTGCTCCAGCGGAATGTTCGATCCTTCTCCATACGCCTCGCCCTGATGCAATACATGTATCACCACAGGTATGGTGTAAATGGCTTCAGCAGTTCTGCTACTACTCAACCGAAGCTGACGCTCAGTTTTTTTGGTTTGAACCCACGATTCAAACTCTTTGACAGATTCACCAATAATCGGCCTGTATTTTTCTTCGAGTTGTACGGTGCCACACTTTTCCTGTGAAAAGGCCTGGTGGCTAGAGCATAAAAAAATGCAAACAGCAAAGTCTAAAAAAAAGTATAACCTCCTGCTCATTGAGTATGTTAAAAAACGTGGATGAGAGGTAACGAGGTAATGCTATGAAAATTATTTCATCAAACGACAGCCACATTCACGGCCTCCACTTTACTTATTTCCGGAACAGCTCTTTTAATCGCCTCTTCTACGCCAGCTTTCAGTGTCATGGCCGACATCGGGCACGACCCGCAGTTGCCAAGCAACTCAAGCTTTGCCACATGCCCTTCATCAATGCTTAGCAGCTTAACATTTCCACCATCAGCCTCCAGATAAGGTCTGATTGAATCAAGCGCACTTTCTATGCGCTCCATCAACGCTATATATTCAGGTGTGTCAGCAATCATTTCTTAAACATTAACTTCAACTACTTTCGTTTTTTCTTTGGCGGCATTTCTCATTGCCACCTGCTGAGCCACGGCTTGTGCAATGCCATTGAACGCATCAGCCGTTATCCCATCTTTCATTACCGCAGGGTAGCCACTGTCGCCAGACTCTCTGATCGACTGCACCAGCGGTACCTCACCAAGGAAAGGAGCATTGTTTTTCTCAGCGAAAAGCTTGCCTCCATTCTGGCCGAACAGGTAGTATTTATTGTTCGGAAGTTCCTCAGGAGTAAAGTACGACATATTTTCAATGATTCCCAGCACGGGCACATTGATCTGAGGCTGCTTAAACATAGAGTATGCCTTTTGAGCATCAGCCAGGGCAACTTTTTGAGGGGTAGTCACCACCACCGCACCAGTAACAGGCACTGTTTGCACAAGTGTCAGGTGTATGTCGCTGGTTCCCGGAGGAAGGTCAATTAAAAGGTAGTCGAGCTCTCCCCATTCCGTGTCGCCAATAAACTGCTTGAGCGCTGAGCTGGCCATGGGTCCCCGCCACACCACAGCGTTGTCGGGAGGGGTAAGAAAACCTATCGATATCAGCTTTACGCCATACTGTTCTATCGGTACAATTACATTCTTTCCATTTTTCTCGATGATGCCGGGCTGCTCATGTTCGCAGTTGAACATAGTAGGGATGCTGGGCCCGAAAATGTCCGCATCAATAATACCTACGCTGGCACCGCTTCTTGCAAGTGCTACGGCCAGATTGGATGTAACAGTGGATTTACCTACTCCACCTTTTCCCGAAGAAATAGCAATGATGTTTTTTACACCAGGTAACAGGGGCGCATTGTTTCTGATCGAAGTAACATTGGAGGTCATCAAAATAGAAAGCTCCACAGCCTCTCCGAAATCAGCATAAATCACGTCCTCACACTGACTCCTGATGAGCTCCTTCAAAGGACACGCCGGCGTGGTAAGCTCCACGGCAAAACTGATCCTGGCGTCACCTACTTCCAGGTTTTTGATCATTCCAAGGGTCACCAGATCTTTCTTCAAATCTGGGTCGTCCACCTTGCTCAACGACTTTAATACTTGTTCTTTACTGATTTGGGACATGTAGAAAATGGCTGTTCTGATGCAAAACTGTTGCAAATTAATGCTTATACCAGCATGTAACAATGAGAAGAACGATAAAGTTGGGATAGCTCAAAGTTTATTGAGCGCATTGGGCTTTCAGAGGCCTTTCAATTAGCCTGAGATGATTTCAAATCAAATTTCTGAAGGGCCACCAGAAAAAAGCTCATGCCGGCAAGCATAATAAGATGAGCGAAATCGTCCCTGTTGAACCATGGGTGGATATTGATATCGAACCCGTGAACAAAAGCAGCCGAGCTAAGAACAAGGATGCCGATAGGAAAATAGACCAGTTCTTTATACTTCCGGCTCAGGAGGTAGCCACCCAGACCCACAATGAGGGTAAGGCCAATAATTGAGTTGTTCTTTGTCCACGAAAAGTCAAATGAGACGAAGGCCATGCCCGCCAGCATGATGATCATTTTCAAAAGGGAAAACAGCCGTAGTCTCTTTTTCCAAACCTTTTTTTCGGCGGGGATAAAGGCGTAAATGCCTCTTTCGGCAAAGTAGACTGACAAGATGCCGGTTGTCCAGGGAAGTATTTTTCCGGTGAGCCCCCAGTAGTAGAAAAGCCCGTGGCCAAGTCCGCCGAAAAATCCTGAAATGCCAAGGATGAGGAAGAACAAACTCCAGTTTTTGTATGGGGGAGAGGTGTTTTTACGCAGCTTAAAATACGCCACCACACCAAAAATGGTAATCAGCCAGTTCCAAACAATCGCCATCGGCTCCATAATGATCAGGCCGCCCCATTCTACAGTAATCTTCTCCATCCGGGCAAAAGTAGTATCTTTTTCAAAATAGGTTTTCACCCTCTTTGATAAACGGAGCAATGCCTTTCACCCGAAAGTATCGCCAGACACGGATTGATCATCAACTTTGGGCCTGACGGCTTTACCGGAGTCGGATTTACTTCGTAACTTCGAACCCCCATGCGCATCAGCGACCACATCATATCAGAAATACAATCCCGGATGGACATCCAGGAGGTGGTGTCCGACTATGTTTCGCTGAAGAAAAAGGGCCAAAACTTTTGGGCCTGCTGCCCCTTTCATGATGAGAAGTCGCCCAGCTTTTCTGTAGCTCCCAATAAGGGCATTTATAAGTGCTTTGGGTGTGGGAAAGGCGGCGACGCCATTTCTTTTATCATGGATATTGAGGGCCTCGGATATGTGGAGGCACTCAAGCACCTGGCCAACAAATATGGCATTGAGGTAGAAGAAGAGGAGGCCACACCCGACCAGATCAAGGAATTCAATGAAAAAGAAAGCCTGCTGATCTTACTCGACCACGCCAGGGGATATTACAAGCAGCTTTTGTGGGAGGACGATGAAGGGCAGGCCATTGGCTTAAGCTATTTTAAAGAAAGAGGTTTCTCGGACGAAACCATCAAGGCCTTTGACCTGGGCTATAGCCACGACAAGTGGGACGGCTTCATGAAGTATGCCTCCAAGAATGGCTTCACTGAGGAAATGATGGAAAAGGCGGGCTTGGTTCTAGCCAAAGAAGATGGTAAAAAATATGACCGCTTCCGGGGTAGGGTCATGTTTCCAATTCATAATCCGTCGGGTAAAGTCATCGGTTTTGGTGCCAGGATACTGAAAAAGGCGGATAATCAACCCAAGTACATTAACTCCCCCGAGTCGCCTGTTTACTATAAAAGCAATGTCCTTTTTGGGATGTTCCAGGCCAAGCAGGCCATTCGGAATGAGGACAATTGCTACCTGGTGGAGGGCTACACCGACGTTATTTCGATGCACCAGGCTGGTGTTAAGAATGTAGTGGCCTCGTCGGGCACCTCTTTGACCCGTGAGCATATCAAACTGATGAGTCGCTTTACCCAGAATGTCACCACGCTTTTTGACGGTGATGTGGCGGGCATCAAGGCGAGTATGCGAGGCATTGATATGCTGCTTGAAGAAGGGCTCAATGTGAGAGCGGTCGTTTTCCCGGAGGGAGAAGACCCCGACAGCTACTCTCAACAGCTGGGTGCTTCTGCGTTCAAGGCTTTCCTCGAAAAGAACAGCGAAGATTTTATTGCTTTTA contains:
- a CDS encoding PASTA domain-containing protein, whose protein sequence is MTLFQFNSWKDVLIQLALMVAIAVVFLLGFFYVYLPNTTNHGETITVPDLEGIPLDELDEFLTDRNLRFEINKDSGFSSQYPPLAVLKQFPLPNSKVKENRKIYISLNAKEPPKVRMPQLVDGSVKNAQVVLKSYDLLLGEITYASDMALNAVLKQLYQGKPISEGASVPKGAKIDLIVGDGLGNQVFNAPTLIGLTYEDAEFSVIGQGLKVGDVHYEEDGKATIEVKSADGTVTYQEQSMPLGTVFKQSPSADKKIKIGDYIDLWIVGTEPERFN
- a CDS encoding D-alanine--D-alanine ligase family protein, producing MRVGIFFGGQSREREISFAGGRTVYDNLNKSLFEPVLFFIDSLGQIIELNWQYVYKGTIRDFYPPVSLLPPSPHHFQVYIESLAAEDHNLALSAASHVGRKVSPEELPTLIDFAFLALHGPFGEDGNIQGLLEWYNIPYSGSGILPSAIGVNKVVQKDLLEKNDFPTPAYELLNRDSWLKEANKKAVFDSLKSKLKLPLVIKAPNQGSTIGVSIIDKDSVEDFVDGMNRAFFIEEIDLSWWAALPDEEKRKELIKLTDIREGIGLPVMMEGEWISHPEKLWVKLDQLASARKDTIQLTSQHAEETVLVEAFIKGREFSCIVIENDNGAPMALPPTEIRKIKDLFDYRSKYLPGISRKITPIELPDGDIQRIRKQCERLFTALHCQVYARIDGFYTEDGGIFLNDPNTTSGMLPSSFFFHQAAEIGLNPSQFLTYIIRTSLAARIKTGKMIHQMKGLLKKLDTEIQLLAVSEVKKINVGVIMGGFSSERHISVESGRNIFEKLASSTKYHPVPIFLTGNEENHELYLLPVNIMLKDNADDIREKLHAAASKNEHPVIGQIKSEAGTITSTYAPGTILKYKRINYEDLSGLVDAVFIALHGRPGEDGAVQVELEKLGIPYNGSGVDSSRITINKYETNELLMKHGISVANHTLVYKEEYLAHPAKTIAELEKSFTYPLIAKPADDGCSSAVKKIRNQQELCAFAEMMFRDTPEFLPAQQKVLKLKDNEEFPQKSYFLLEDLIDSNGATHFLEITGGMLTSINDNGDRVYELFEPSETLATGDVLSLEEKFLAGEGQNITPARFGKTPEENKRVSEKVRKDLEKVAEILNIEGYARIDAFVRIYEDGKVETIIIEINSLPGMTPATCIFHQSAINGYKPYEFIDAILTYGMLRQKLIA
- a CDS encoding M43 family zinc metalloprotease, whose amino-acid sequence is MSRRLYFFLDFAVCIFLCSSHQAFSQEKCGTVQLEEKYRPIIGESVKEFESWVQTKKTERQLRLSSSRTAEAIYTIPVVIHVLHQGEAYGEGSNIPLEQVLSQIELLNQDFRRLNSDTTDTREIFKPVAADALIEFALAKRDPEGMPTSGIVRARAGKDSYAIGEEDLLQKVSYWPPDKYLNIWVTNLKSGLLGFAQFPVSDLIGLKPNIANKFLPDGVTIDYEYFGQGFNAKEFSTGRTATHEIGHYLGLRHIWGDGGCGSDDYCSDTPAADRASSSGSCELSKASCGSTDMIENYMDYSPDKCMNIFTKDQKERMRTVLEFSPRRRSLIGSAALVAPTLVDNDLGIKTIVSPAGGICSAKFMPEIVVRNYGTSIITQFEVSVVINGLEWDSRTISTNLAPLAAYTVTFDEVLLEQGGLYTTTFEIGSVNQTLDNKVSNNKVSIDASYQRLISLPMLETFEENGSQLVMKADNPDQPFAAITLAPKVLATNLAIQFDYFSADSTQFGDWEMLLSPIIDLTKYPSLTIDFDYAYGHDGINNSDGLLVAVSTDCGATFEYDDIVFQRFSEDLATTYIEPGQAFIPSGPADWKKAFIALNSFKGADRIQLAFIGQNGLGNNLFLDDIKISSNNLADYDIGISEVTDLSFISCINQPVPTVEVKNFGKQPITSFSLSYTVNNSSKELQVNNIFINTGQTINVPLEIDALEDGTYKLELALDQPNGNTDQRISDNSFSQLFHIKTATDVIPFRETFASNRGVEENLLHRITNADGRTWQIQNDESLSQGNKVARMTSYDLTVLGDEFWLATKVLDLDDADEASMSFKLSYAKRENRSERLRVMVSVDCGINFRDVVYDKRGSDLAITESEDFWTPSTSEDWKRETIDLSAYAGYSSVVVAIVGTNGNGNNMYLDDIEFYLSGEPTPVFPIEDLIRLFPNPAKEVINVAFSLAERQTVTLRMQDVRGRVYFEKEYPNTLNQIYQLTTVNEANGMYLIQAITKDKVTAQRVIIRH
- a CDS encoding NifU family protein, with protein sequence MIADTPEYIALMERIESALDSIRPYLEADGGNVKLLSIDEGHVAKLELLGNCGSCPMSAMTLKAGVEEAIKRAVPEISKVEAVNVAVV
- a CDS encoding Mrp/NBP35 family ATP-binding protein is translated as MSQISKEQVLKSLSKVDDPDLKKDLVTLGMIKNLEVGDARISFAVELTTPACPLKELIRSQCEDVIYADFGEAVELSILMTSNVTSIRNNAPLLPGVKNIIAISSGKGGVGKSTVTSNLAVALARSGASVGIIDADIFGPSIPTMFNCEHEQPGIIEKNGKNVIVPIEQYGVKLISIGFLTPPDNAVVWRGPMASSALKQFIGDTEWGELDYLLIDLPPGTSDIHLTLVQTVPVTGAVVVTTPQKVALADAQKAYSMFKQPQINVPVLGIIENMSYFTPEELPNNKYYLFGQNGGKLFAEKNNAPFLGEVPLVQSIRESGDSGYPAVMKDGITADAFNGIAQAVAQQVAMRNAAKEKTKVVEVNV
- a CDS encoding DUF6962 family protein, whose protein sequence is MEKITVEWGGLIIMEPMAIVWNWLITIFGVVAYFKLRKNTSPPYKNWSLFFLILGISGFFGGLGHGLFYYWGLTGKILPWTTGILSVYFAERGIYAFIPAEKKVWKKRLRLFSLLKMIIMLAGMAFVSFDFSWTKNNSIIGLTLIVGLGGYLLSRKYKELVYFPIGILVLSSAAFVHGFDINIHPWFNRDDFAHLIMLAGMSFFLVALQKFDLKSSQAN
- the dnaG gene encoding DNA primase → MRISDHIISEIQSRMDIQEVVSDYVSLKKKGQNFWACCPFHDEKSPSFSVAPNKGIYKCFGCGKGGDAISFIMDIEGLGYVEALKHLANKYGIEVEEEEATPDQIKEFNEKESLLILLDHARGYYKQLLWEDDEGQAIGLSYFKERGFSDETIKAFDLGYSHDKWDGFMKYASKNGFTEEMMEKAGLVLAKEDGKKYDRFRGRVMFPIHNPSGKVIGFGARILKKADNQPKYINSPESPVYYKSNVLFGMFQAKQAIRNEDNCYLVEGYTDVISMHQAGVKNVVASSGTSLTREHIKLMSRFTQNVTTLFDGDVAGIKASMRGIDMLLEEGLNVRAVVFPEGEDPDSYSQQLGASAFKAFLEKNSEDFIAFKTHLYLKDAGSDPIKKAGTIREIVGSIAKIPDAIKRLVFARECSQLMDMDEAVIVAEMNKMLIEQGQQQQKERERQQTRQRLDLDNSGSATESSPDAAISTLEKPEVDPKMIQERESLRLLLNYGQFVIKGTEEVDQLLADYFLHETDEVHFSHPVYAQILDMFKNKLVDGDVIDADYVLKHGTEPMKKEVIDLITERHEVSHHWTEKFDIKVNSERNDLKGATYANIVRLKLRTVRAVIKENLDKLKTAETEAEQVEIMEHHEALKKVEMGLAGILGVVTVG